The Salmo salar unplaced genomic scaffold, Ssal_v3.1, whole genome shotgun sequence DNA window GGAACTAAACTCCTCAACAATATTGATGTACATACCTTCTGAAGTGCCTTCTGAGGGGCATGAGAACATGGTACCGGCAGATCTGATATTGAAACTGTAATTCTGATCATCCTTGGCCCTATGCTGGGAGAAGTTAGGTGTTATCTTTTCCATCCCTAGGCTTGAAGCCAGGAAAGCTATGACATGGACCAAAGTAGGACCTTCACTAGGTTTACAATCTAACACAACGTTAAGCAGCCTGTGTGGTGGGGACACGTACTGAGCTGTAAACCACCTAGACAGATATAATACCATTCTTCTAAACTCTATGCTTGCGGTAAAGCTCTTCAGTGCGCTTTCAACCAGCGTGGATACCTTACACTGACCCTCCCCCCTGGGCTTCGAAGTGCACCACATAGTTAGAATGATCTGTTTCTTCAGAACAAAACAGCACCAATGTAACTTGTATGAACCTAGCGACACATTAAACAATCTTGGCAAGAACTCATCGGGTCCGATCATGTTCTCCGTTCTGGGAAGGGCCCGGGTTCCCACCACGACGTGATCCCAGAAACCAGGTGTATGAGAGATGCAGACATATCTGTAGGCCAGCTCTTCTGGCATTGATTTGTTTACCCAGTACTTGAAGGACATTGTGTCTTTTTTTGTGATGAGATTGTTGAACACTGTGTGGGAAAGAGAACACTGTCAGTTCAGCTACATTACATGGAGAGATCTACGAATAATAATATACATACCGGATCTCAGGGTATCAACGTCAGGGAATTGCGCCTCATTCATTAGCAGCTGCACCTGGGCATCGCTTCCATTGTCAGTTCTGAACATATCACCTTCGTTGAGTTCCAGATCCCAGTCTCCTACATGCTCCAGAGCAGGGCAATTGGCAAGGGTGCTGGCTGTGGTGCTTACAAGGGCCTTTGTGGATATCACATTGTGTAGGTGACACCCCCGGTGTTTACTGTAACACAGTGTGCATAATACACAGCCACAAGCACATTGTATGGGTCTGTTCAGCTGAATCAAGTACGCCTCACATATGACTGCTCTGTTGAACGTTGTTGTACATGTGGAGCATATAATCAACTGTTTCACCATTGCAATTGACAACACTGTTGCGCCATCGCTGTCAAGGTGCTGTAGACTGGGATCAGGCTCTAGTTCTTCATAGGTGACAGCTGCTTCAGATCGGGGTGGTGTGGAGAATAATGGCCCTTGCGACTGTAAAGCTGTTACTGGCTTGGTCTTGTGCACATTGGACCCATGTATATCAAGAGTCGGCTGTGGAGTGTGAGGTACTTGAGATATTGGGTGTTTGGGATCTAGGACTACTGCATCCTCTTGCTGTGGTGTAGACACTTGAGGATCCGTGACACGGTCTACATGTTGCTCAAGGGAGAGGGTGTTGGTTCTCTTATTTCTGTATATTCTTCAACTTCTAGGTCCATATTGTGTTGCTGGTAATACCATTCACCTCTGTTATTGTACGTTGAATAACGGTCATGTGACATTATAACCTTCTATTGTTTGTTATTGTTTCCTAAAGTATTTGACACTAGCAATAAACCGGTCTTCGTGGTTCAGCTGCAAAATATACACTGGAATTAGCACTGTCTGTGTAACTAATCCTTATATATGGCTGAGGCTCCTCCTAAAAACAGTCAAGGCTGTTTGCAGTAATCTCCAAAAATGTGTCATCAAATACACTAGATATATTTCCTGTTTCATAACATAGGTCTTGTCCTGACTTACCCTAGTGTGAAATGTCTCACCGTGAGTTATATATCCAACTAATGCTCCTAGTGGAAATGTCTCACCGTGAGTTATATATCCAACTAATGCTGTTCCGATACCTCAAACCACTAATAAATCATCCAATATGTCCAAACAGCCTTCACCTACAATACTCAAAATGTCCTGGGTCTTCCAAACGCTGTATTCTTATCATCCTGTGTGTTCTGTATCCGCCTACAGCTGAATATGTCATTCCAGTGATGTGCAGATAAAGTCAACTTGTCCAATAGTTTGTCATATGTCCACACCGAGTGTTCACAAAGTGGCTAGTGGTGAATTCCAAAAGATGCCCAGCGTCTGTTATGTGGATAAAGTACAGATGACTCACCCATGTATCTCCCATGTATGTTATCTGTACAGGACTCACTCTTACATATATAAGGGGCTCTACCTATGACTACAACCCTCACACCACTGCTACGTCTAAGTGCCAAAATCTATTTGGGCGTGATGGAGAGATTACCTATGTCAGTTACAGATTATCTATTTGAGAGTCCACCTATGACTAACATGTAGTGTAAATAGTGTGGGAGTTATGTAACTAGGGAGAGCAGCTATGCTGAGCCACTAATGTATACGATATGTACATTGCCAATAGAGAGGTGGGAACTGCACGCAACTAATTAATGCATTAAGGTCAGACTAATGACAGAGCAGGCCTGTGTCCCCCCTGCagatttgt harbors:
- the LOC106598274 gene encoding uncharacterized protein, which codes for MVKQLIICSTCTTTFNRAVICEAYLIQLNRPIQCACGCVLCTLCYSKHRGCHLHNVISTKALVSTTASTLANCPALEHVGDWDLELNEGDMFRTDNGSDAQVQLLMNEAQFPDVDTLRSVFNNLITKKDTMSFKYWVNKSMPEELAYRYVCISHTPGFWDHVVVGTRALPRTENMIGPDEFLPRLFNVSLGSYKLHWCCFVLKKQIILTMWCTSKPRGEGQCKVSTLVESALKSFTASIEFRRMVLYLSRWFTAQYVSPPHRLLNVVLDCKPSEGPTLVHVIAFLASSLGMEKITPNFSQHRAKDDQNYSFNIRSAGTMFSCPSEGTSEGMYINIVEEFSSYHNGCNNAMGLTRLCTTAELYSYL